Proteins co-encoded in one Christiangramia fulva genomic window:
- a CDS encoding OmpA family protein gives MKKFYYLIIFLLLSTSMVEAQSGKQKRADKLYNEFAYLKAADLYKELIADDYHVSENSKKLGDTYMMLRSPENAVHYYGDVINEENLDPEYYYRYAQALRGVKRYDESRQWLQKYLNSGKDSEEVEKMIDKKDYKAKVTYTLQPANFNSGVSDFGVFVKGDKVYFVSARADANVKEKTYSWNGEPFLDVYVMDKNTGEIKPVPGDINTKLHDGPVTISPDGKTMYFTRNNYINNKEGKPNKNNKQKTNNLKIYSATLNGNEWTNVKELPFDSNDYSVGHPTLSPDGKTLYFTSDMPGGMGGTDIYKVSIEENNSFGTPQNLGEPVNTSHDETFPYMDADGTLYFSSNGHAGLGLFDIFKIDMENGNEVENLGESINSNMDDFAYFQVPDSKEGYVSSNREGGSDNIFVFNKLNPLVLKGTVTDAVNDKPVADATVRVMNDDNEQIAFLQTDPSGKYQTEITRGIVYPIEAKQIEYETFTGKVDAKNANDKDEIVYNIQLNPVKDVEYLAEIDNIYFDFDKSNIRPDAAKELDKLVELMKNEYPDLVIAIGSHADRRGTDEYNQKLSERRAKSTYDYLVAHGIDPSRIKDYKGYGESKPAIECDRCTEKEYQLNRRSMFHVVKME, from the coding sequence ATGAAAAAATTCTACTATCTAATCATATTTCTGCTTCTTTCCACCAGTATGGTGGAGGCCCAGAGTGGCAAACAGAAAAGAGCTGATAAACTTTACAACGAGTTTGCCTATCTAAAAGCAGCAGACCTATATAAAGAATTAATCGCCGACGATTATCATGTATCTGAAAACAGTAAAAAACTGGGAGATACTTATATGATGCTCAGAAGTCCGGAAAATGCCGTGCATTATTATGGAGATGTAATCAATGAAGAAAACCTCGACCCTGAATATTATTACCGATATGCCCAGGCACTCAGAGGTGTAAAAAGATACGACGAATCACGCCAGTGGCTTCAGAAATATCTCAATAGCGGGAAAGATTCTGAAGAAGTTGAGAAAATGATCGATAAAAAAGATTATAAGGCTAAGGTGACTTATACACTGCAACCTGCAAATTTCAATTCAGGTGTGAGCGATTTTGGCGTGTTTGTAAAAGGTGATAAAGTCTACTTTGTCTCTGCACGTGCCGATGCCAATGTTAAAGAAAAAACCTATAGTTGGAATGGTGAACCCTTCCTTGATGTATATGTCATGGATAAAAATACAGGTGAGATCAAACCTGTTCCCGGAGATATTAATACCAAATTGCACGATGGTCCTGTTACTATCTCTCCCGACGGAAAAACCATGTATTTCACCAGGAATAACTACATTAATAATAAAGAAGGGAAACCCAACAAAAATAATAAGCAAAAAACCAATAATCTGAAGATCTATTCGGCCACCCTGAACGGCAATGAATGGACAAATGTAAAAGAACTTCCATTTGATTCCAATGATTATTCGGTGGGTCATCCAACCCTCTCTCCCGACGGAAAAACACTTTATTTCACTTCAGATATGCCTGGAGGAATGGGTGGAACCGACATCTACAAAGTGAGCATTGAAGAAAACAACAGTTTTGGAACTCCTCAAAATCTTGGAGAGCCTGTAAACACTTCTCATGATGAAACCTTTCCTTATATGGATGCAGATGGTACCCTGTACTTTTCTTCAAATGGACATGCGGGATTGGGTTTATTCGATATTTTTAAAATTGATATGGAAAATGGAAATGAAGTGGAAAACCTTGGAGAGAGCATCAACAGCAATATGGATGATTTCGCCTATTTTCAGGTACCCGATTCAAAAGAAGGTTATGTTTCCAGTAACCGCGAAGGAGGGAGTGATAATATTTTCGTCTTCAATAAACTCAATCCGTTAGTTTTAAAAGGAACTGTTACCGATGCAGTTAATGACAAACCTGTCGCTGATGCCACGGTAAGAGTAATGAATGATGACAACGAACAAATCGCTTTTCTTCAAACCGATCCTTCCGGAAAATATCAAACTGAGATCACCCGTGGAATCGTTTATCCTATCGAGGCAAAACAAATAGAATATGAAACTTTTACAGGAAAAGTAGATGCTAAAAATGCAAATGATAAAGATGAAATAGTTTATAATATTCAGTTGAACCCAGTAAAAGATGTAGAATATTTAGCTGAAATCGATAATATTTACTTCGATTTTGATAAATCTAATATTCGTCCCGATGCGGCAAAAGAACTGGACAAATTGGTTGAGCTAATGAAAAATGAATATCCTGATCTAGTAATTGCCATTGGCTCACATGCCGATAGAAGAGGTACCGATGAATATAACCAGAAGTTATCTGAAAGACGGGCTAAATCTACTTACGATTATCTTGTTGCTCACGGCATTGATCCTTCAAGAATAAAAGATTATAAAGGTTACGGCGAGAGCAAACCTGCAATTGAGTGTGATCGCTGCACAGAAAAAGAATACCAGTTAAACAGAAGATCTATGTTCCATGTGGTTAAAATGGAATAA
- a CDS encoding PorP/SprF family type IX secretion system membrane protein codes for MKKVYLIILILFVAAPGFSQQLPQFTQYMYNTISINPAYAGSRDAFSIIALHRSQWADFEGAPVTQTLSINSPLSNDKVGLGLSVINDNAGYENYTYAYGDFSYRLDLSEDVTLRLGLKAGASYYNLEESLFNEPSVADDPFFRDRLNRWSPNFGVGFYLSSQNWYIGASAPKLINNDNNKFSEYLALEQVHYYLTGGYVFDLSDNVKLRPTTILKATKGAPLSLDLTATAIFNEKFYLGASYRINDAIGAFLDVELFDGFRAGYAYEYPISDIRPYTSGSHEVLLIYEIRFKNTRYKSPRFF; via the coding sequence ATGAAAAAAGTATATTTAATAATATTAATTCTTTTTGTTGCAGCCCCAGGATTTTCGCAACAGCTCCCTCAGTTTACGCAGTATATGTATAATACTATTTCGATAAATCCTGCGTATGCGGGAAGTCGGGATGCCTTCTCTATCATCGCTTTGCACAGAAGTCAGTGGGCCGATTTTGAAGGTGCGCCAGTAACTCAAACCTTATCTATCAATTCTCCTTTGAGCAATGACAAGGTTGGTTTGGGACTGTCGGTCATTAATGACAATGCCGGGTACGAAAATTATACTTATGCCTACGGGGATTTCTCCTACCGATTGGATCTAAGTGAAGATGTTACTCTTCGTTTGGGACTAAAGGCCGGAGCAAGTTATTACAATCTTGAAGAATCATTGTTCAATGAACCAAGTGTTGCCGATGATCCCTTTTTCCGGGATCGACTGAACCGCTGGTCGCCAAATTTCGGAGTAGGTTTTTATCTATCTTCCCAGAACTGGTATATAGGAGCTTCAGCACCTAAACTGATCAATAATGATAACAACAAGTTCAGCGAATATCTCGCTCTTGAACAGGTTCATTATTATCTAACCGGTGGCTACGTCTTTGATTTGAGCGACAACGTAAAGCTCAGGCCTACCACTATTTTGAAAGCCACTAAAGGTGCACCACTTTCTTTAGATCTTACCGCCACAGCAATTTTCAATGAAAAATTCTACCTGGGCGCATCCTACAGAATAAATGATGCCATTGGAGCCTTCCTGGATGTGGAACTTTTTGATGGCTTCAGAGCCGGTTATGCCTACGAATATCCAATTTCTGATATTCGACCATACACCTCCGGATCTCATGAAGTATTACTGATCTACGAAATAAGGTTTAAAAACACCAGGTACAAATCACCTCGATTCTTCTAA
- a CDS encoding HYR domain-containing protein: MIWKTTFSFIRSTIGRIKTYKLLFLILFIGMGFSTNTHAQCNSQNITLSNFFFGDAYGDPLDPYGNYQIGDTVNGYIYGTFGGNSTNGYSPYLEFSIFINGNPIVNGDKSYCLNFDDDGDGINDVDPSLKFNQIPKGYRIKLASFSWTYGDEISIKNFFMNWQTNTNSVCQKESRNSQCYGNPEGYIVRTPLVANFDYTQDCNSYVVTFDNKTTGGDPTAYEFSWDFGGLGTSTEENPSFDFQSAGDYQVSLTSRYFNTEIGKFITKIYTENVSVFEPQTASAGIDQKSCDNSSFTLAGNTPTEGTGMWSLVSGSATISTPGSATSSVIVEEGNTATLKWTITYGDNCTSSDEVVITNYEEIIANAGPDQSQCNNSAFTLAGNDPAVGTGMWTVVSGSATINNANAYNSSVTVPAGVTAVLKWTITNGDCSSEDTVSLTNYQQATTADAGDTQSQCNDSAFTLAGNDPAVGTGMWTVVSGSATITDPSSSTSSVTVPAGVTAVLKWTITNGDCSSEDTVSLTNYQQVTTADAGDTQSQCNNSAFTLAGNDPAVGTGMWTVVSGSATINNANAYNSSVTVPAGVTAVLKWTITNGDCSSEDTVSITNYQQATTADAGDTQSKCNDSAFTLAGNDPAVGTGMWTVVSGNATINNANAYNSSVTVPAGVTAVLKWTITNGDCSSEDTVSITNYQQATTADAGDTQSKCNDSAFTLAGNDPAVGTGMWTVVSGNATINNANAYNSSVTVPAGVTAVLKWTITNGDCSSEDTVSLTNYQQVTTAAAGDDQSNCNDSSFTLAGNNPTVGTGAWSIVSGNATITDPSSATSSVTVAAGDTVELQWTITNGDCSSEDTVKLTNYQQATTAAAGDDQSNCDDSSFTLAGNSPTVGTGAWSIVSGNATITDPSSATSSVTVAAGDTVELQWTITNGDCSSSDTVKLTNNVLPDAPISGGDQSVCYIEGQSLTATASVPDGYTVFWFDSSTGGSPVTPTLSSVGSKTYYAAASNDATECISLTRTAVTLEILPEITLTAEANTVTCNGAKDGKITFDSNGTVTIYNSSNADVTSDNGSLPAGIYTVVATETEGNTDASCSKELEVEIKVRDNDSPVISVPESIDVEICEASGITAANARFPLDLDGSDNILDSFTATGYSASDDQTVESITYIDVVDESGCMPVVTRTFSAKDNCGAESTAVMTINLIDKTKPFFNEPLPTKEITVECTAIPDPAELTAADECAGTLEVAFTENKEDNGDGCGNTFTITRNWAAEDCSGNMVSFTQIINVIDTTAPVFDQKLPKADITASCDDVPAAMELTATDACEGFVNVVYNESKQDDDECATNYTLVRTWTATDCAGNEASFTQTVHVSDTTKPEFVGELPAAEFTVECDNIPAVGPLNATDNCSAEVSVNFSEAITGQDDECPNVYTITRTWTAADCAGNEISHTQVINVVDTQAPAFNEAIPANMTMECENLPEPPTITATDNCDSNAEVTYSETSTKENETDKEYVVTRTWTATDCAGNETTASQEITIANTGAPSFNENLPGDITVECDDVPEAPVITASDNCVDEVEVVFSEKITGQDDDCANVYTITRTWTATDEAGNETSHTQVINVIDTTAPQFDQELPETNITAECSSVPDADTLTATDNCSGSVDVDYSEDITGQDDDCANTYTITRTWTAADCAGNETSFTQVIEVIDTTAPTFDGELPSETLTAECDNVPAAMTLTASDNCAETAAVSFSDEITEKDSDADNNYIITRTWIAADCAGNETTFVQTVTVEDTTAPVITSCPEPVNVSADMGVCSASGVQLGMPTATDNCNSQVSITNNAPEVFPIGETTVTWTVSDNAGNSSTCTQVVTVIDDQNPVVETMQNITVNSDAGICGAVVEFGMVGATDNCELESVEVTAGYTSGSVFPIGTTTVTWTVTDASGNIATSSFTVTVEDNESPEISCPGDMTVSTEDGQNYAVVEFADATATDNCEVSVEQTGGPVSGSQFPIGTTVVTFTATDASGNTSECSFKVTVEDNENPTIDCPDNIDTNVDGGICGAAVEFTAPQGMDNSGNVTVEQTAGPASGEVFPVGTTTVTFTATDEAGNTAECSFTVTVKDDEAPVIEDKDDITVNVDPDTCGAVVEYTIPQATDNCAVDSVVLTEGMESGSEFPVGTTKVTYVTTDNAGNTASSSFNVTVIDNIAPTIQCPGDIDMEVARGTTTVVVEYTAVTTTDNCDGTTVEMTSGIASGGDFPLGTTKVTYTVTDAAGNTATCSFNVNVTEEALPPVPDAPEVTITQAICADPFGMITVTNIEEGITYSIDGENYQAEGIFTNLAPGPYQVTAKDEFGQVSEATTVTIEEPTAAVIETTTTDLCVEDASFNLFDLLLGEYDTTGTWIDTENTGALTTSFIDPSMLEVGTYTFEYQLEGNCPSTTQVTVSINDDCVVLPCTINDIRDGISKVVTPNGDMHNDTFVIQGNVDCGFIFDVKIFNRWGAKVFDAKNYQDNWNGYSEKSFTSSNQLPAGTYYYVVEVRNSEFKPITGYIYLGTK, from the coding sequence ATGATTTGGAAAACTACTTTCTCATTTATTAGAAGCACAATTGGCAGGATAAAAACCTATAAGCTTCTATTTTTAATTTTGTTCATAGGTATGGGTTTTTCAACTAATACCCATGCTCAGTGTAATAGTCAGAATATTACTCTATCGAATTTCTTTTTTGGAGATGCGTATGGAGATCCGCTTGATCCTTATGGCAATTATCAAATTGGAGATACCGTAAATGGATATATTTACGGCACCTTTGGTGGTAATTCAACCAATGGTTATTCTCCATATTTAGAATTCAGCATATTTATCAATGGAAATCCTATTGTTAATGGCGATAAAAGTTATTGCTTGAATTTCGATGATGATGGTGATGGTATTAATGATGTTGATCCTAGTTTGAAATTTAATCAAATTCCTAAGGGCTATAGAATAAAACTTGCTAGTTTCTCCTGGACTTATGGAGATGAGATTTCCATCAAAAACTTTTTTATGAACTGGCAAACAAATACCAATAGTGTTTGTCAAAAGGAATCCAGAAACTCTCAATGTTATGGTAACCCTGAAGGTTATATCGTTAGAACCCCTTTAGTAGCCAATTTTGATTATACTCAAGATTGTAATAGCTACGTTGTTACTTTTGATAATAAAACAACAGGAGGTGATCCAACGGCTTATGAATTTTCATGGGATTTTGGAGGATTAGGAACTTCTACTGAAGAAAACCCATCATTCGACTTCCAATCAGCGGGAGATTACCAGGTATCCCTTACTTCTAGATATTTCAATACCGAAATAGGCAAGTTTATAACCAAAATCTATACAGAAAATGTTTCAGTTTTTGAACCTCAAACCGCAAGCGCTGGTATTGATCAAAAATCTTGTGATAACTCATCCTTTACCTTAGCCGGAAACACTCCTACAGAAGGTACTGGAATGTGGTCATTAGTAAGTGGTTCTGCCACTATTTCCACTCCGGGTTCAGCTACCTCTTCAGTAATTGTTGAGGAAGGAAATACTGCTACACTTAAATGGACTATCACATATGGAGATAATTGTACTTCTTCAGACGAGGTGGTAATCACAAATTATGAAGAAATAATTGCAAATGCAGGTCCAGATCAGTCTCAATGTAATAATTCTGCCTTTACCCTGGCCGGTAATGATCCTGCTGTAGGTACTGGTATGTGGACTGTGGTAAGCGGAAGCGCTACCATTAACAATGCTAACGCTTACAATTCCTCAGTAACTGTTCCTGCCGGTGTAACTGCCGTATTGAAATGGACCATCACTAACGGTGATTGCTCTTCTGAAGATACTGTTTCCCTTACTAACTATCAGCAAGCAACTACTGCCGATGCTGGTGATACTCAGTCTCAATGTAATGATTCTGCCTTTACCCTGGCCGGTAATGATCCTGCTGTAGGTACTGGTATGTGGACTGTGGTAAGCGGAAGCGCTACCATTACTGATCCTTCTTCTTCTACTTCTTCAGTGACTGTTCCTGCCGGTGTAACTGCTGTATTGAAATGGACCATCACTAACGGTGATTGCTCTTCTGAAGATACTGTTTCCCTTACTAACTATCAGCAAGTAACTACTGCCGATGCTGGTGATACTCAGTCTCAATGTAATAATTCTGCCTTTACCCTGGCCGGTAATGATCCTGCTGTAGGTACTGGTATGTGGACTGTGGTAAGCGGAAGCGCTACCATTAACAATGCTAACGCTTACAATTCTTCAGTAACTGTTCCTGCCGGTGTAACTGCCGTATTGAAATGGACCATCACTAACGGTGATTGCTCTTCTGAAGATACTGTTTCCATTACTAACTATCAGCAAGCAACTACTGCCGATGCTGGTGATACTCAGTCTAAATGTAATGATTCTGCCTTCACCCTGGCCGGTAATGACCCTGCTGTAGGTACTGGTATGTGGACTGTGGTAAGCGGAAACGCTACCATTAACAATGCTAACGCTTACAATTCTTCAGTAACTGTTCCTGCCGGTGTAACTGCCGTATTGAAATGGACCATCACTAACGGTGATTGCTCTTCTGAAGATACTGTTTCCATTACTAACTATCAGCAAGCAACTACTGCCGATGCTGGTGATACTCAGTCTAAATGTAATGATTCTGCCTTCACCCTGGCCGGTAATGACCCTGCTGTAGGTACTGGTATGTGGACTGTGGTAAGCGGAAACGCTACCATTAACAATGCTAACGCTTACAATTCTTCAGTAACTGTTCCTGCCGGTGTAACTGCTGTATTGAAATGGACCATCACTAACGGTGACTGTTCTTCTGAAGATACTGTATCCCTTACCAACTACCAACAAGTTACTACTGCCGCTGCAGGTGATGACCAGTCAAATTGTAATGACTCTTCATTTACTTTAGCTGGAAACAATCCTACTGTGGGTACTGGAGCATGGAGCATTGTGAGCGGAAACGCTACCATTACTGATCCTTCTTCTGCTACTTCTTCAGTGACTGTTGCAGCTGGAGATACCGTGGAACTACAATGGACCATCACCAACGGTGACTGTTCTTCTGAAGATACTGTAAAGCTTACTAACTACCAACAAGCGACTACTGCCGCTGCAGGTGATGACCAGTCTAACTGTGATGATTCTTCATTTACTTTAGCTGGAAACAGTCCTACTGTGGGTACTGGAGCATGGAGCATTGTGAGCGGAAACGCTACCATTACTGATCCTTCTTCTGCTACTTCTTCAGTGACTGTTGCAGCTGGAGATACCGTGGAACTACAATGGACCATTACTAATGGTGATTGTTCTTCTTCTGATACCGTAAAACTTACTAATAATGTACTTCCTGATGCTCCAATAAGCGGTGGCGATCAATCTGTATGTTATATAGAAGGACAAAGCTTAACCGCTACTGCTTCAGTTCCTGACGGATATACTGTATTCTGGTTTGATTCATCAACTGGTGGTTCACCCGTAACACCTACTCTTTCATCTGTAGGTTCTAAAACTTATTATGCAGCAGCTTCCAACGATGCTACGGAATGTATAAGCTTGACAAGAACTGCTGTAACTCTTGAAATCCTTCCTGAAATAACTTTAACTGCAGAAGCTAATACAGTAACATGTAATGGAGCGAAGGACGGAAAAATAACATTTGATAGTAACGGAACTGTTACCATTTATAACAGCTCCAATGCTGATGTAACTTCTGATAACGGATCGCTTCCTGCAGGTATTTACACAGTAGTTGCCACCGAAACCGAAGGAAATACTGATGCTTCTTGTTCTAAAGAATTAGAAGTTGAAATCAAAGTTCGTGACAACGATTCTCCAGTAATTTCAGTTCCTGAATCTATAGACGTTGAAATTTGCGAGGCTTCAGGAATCACTGCCGCCAATGCCAGATTCCCTCTTGATCTTGACGGGTCTGATAATATTCTTGACAGTTTCACTGCCACCGGTTATTCAGCCAGTGACGATCAAACTGTAGAAAGCATTACTTATATAGACGTGGTTGATGAAAGCGGTTGTATGCCGGTTGTTACCAGAACTTTCTCTGCAAAAGATAATTGTGGGGCTGAGTCTACTGCTGTTATGACTATCAACTTAATTGATAAAACCAAACCATTCTTTAACGAGCCTCTTCCAACTAAAGAAATCACCGTGGAATGTACTGCCATACCAGATCCAGCAGAATTAACTGCTGCCGATGAATGTGCAGGGACACTTGAAGTTGCTTTCACAGAAAATAAGGAGGACAATGGGGACGGTTGTGGTAATACCTTCACTATCACCAGAAACTGGGCTGCTGAAGATTGTTCAGGAAACATGGTTTCCTTTACTCAAATTATAAATGTAATTGACACCACTGCTCCTGTTTTCGACCAGAAACTTCCAAAAGCTGATATAACCGCTTCCTGTGATGACGTGCCTGCAGCTATGGAGCTTACTGCTACCGATGCCTGTGAAGGTTTTGTAAATGTGGTTTACAATGAATCAAAACAGGATGATGATGAATGTGCTACTAACTATACATTGGTTAGAACCTGGACAGCAACCGACTGTGCCGGAAATGAAGCTTCATTTACTCAAACTGTTCATGTAAGTGATACTACTAAACCTGAATTTGTTGGAGAACTTCCCGCTGCCGAATTTACTGTTGAATGTGATAACATTCCAGCGGTTGGACCTCTTAACGCTACCGATAATTGTTCTGCTGAAGTAAGTGTTAATTTCAGTGAAGCGATAACCGGTCAGGATGATGAATGTCCCAATGTGTACACCATCACCAGAACATGGACTGCTGCTGATTGTGCCGGAAATGAGATTTCTCATACTCAGGTGATCAATGTTGTGGATACTCAGGCTCCTGCTTTCAACGAAGCAATTCCTGCAAATATGACCATGGAATGTGAGAACCTTCCTGAGCCTCCAACCATCACTGCTACCGATAATTGCGATTCTAATGCAGAAGTAACTTATTCTGAAACTTCTACTAAAGAAAACGAAACTGATAAGGAATACGTAGTGACCAGAACCTGGACTGCTACCGATTGTGCAGGAAATGAAACTACAGCAAGTCAGGAAATCACAATTGCCAATACAGGCGCACCTTCTTTCAATGAAAATCTTCCCGGTGATATCACCGTGGAATGTGATGACGTGCCTGAGGCTCCGGTGATCACTGCCTCTGATAACTGTGTGGATGAAGTTGAAGTTGTGTTCAGTGAAAAAATTACAGGTCAGGATGATGACTGTGCCAATGTGTACACTATCACCAGAACCTGGACCGCTACTGATGAAGCCGGAAATGAGACTTCACATACACAAGTAATTAATGTAATAGACACTACTGCTCCTCAATTCGATCAGGAGTTACCAGAAACTAATATAACTGCTGAATGTAGTTCAGTGCCTGACGCGGATACGCTTACGGCTACTGATAACTGTTCTGGAAGCGTAGATGTTGATTATTCTGAAGATATCACAGGTCAGGATGATGATTGTGCTAACACTTACACTATCACCCGCACCTGGACAGCTGCTGATTGCGCCGGTAATGAGACTTCATTCACTCAGGTGATCGAAGTGATCGATACCACCGCTCCTACTTTTGATGGCGAGCTTCCTTCAGAAACTCTTACTGCCGAATGTGATAACGTTCCTGCTGCAATGACTCTTACAGCAAGTGATAACTGTGCTGAAACAGCTGCAGTAAGCTTTAGTGATGAAATCACAGAAAAAGATTCTGATGCTGATAATAATTATATCATAACAAGAACCTGGATTGCTGCTGATTGTGCCGGTAATGAAACTACTTTCGTTCAAACTGTGACAGTTGAAGATACTACCGCTCCGGTAATTACTTCATGTCCTGAGCCAGTAAACGTTTCTGCCGATATGGGAGTATGTTCTGCCTCAGGTGTACAACTTGGAATGCCAACAGCTACCGATAATTGTAATTCTCAAGTAAGTATTACCAATAATGCTCCAGAGGTATTCCCTATTGGTGAGACTACTGTTACCTGGACTGTTTCTGACAATGCCGGAAACTCTTCTACCTGTACTCAGGTGGTAACTGTGATCGATGATCAGAATCCTGTAGTAGAAACTATGCAGAACATTACCGTAAATAGCGACGCTGGAATTTGTGGAGCCGTTGTTGAATTCGGGATGGTAGGCGCTACTGATAACTGTGAACTGGAATCGGTTGAAGTAACCGCCGGTTATACTTCAGGTTCAGTATTCCCAATAGGAACAACCACTGTAACCTGGACTGTGACCGATGCTTCAGGTAATATTGCTACTTCAAGTTTTACTGTAACCGTTGAAGACAACGAGTCTCCAGAGATTAGCTGTCCCGGTGATATGACTGTAAGTACTGAAGATGGTCAGAATTATGCTGTAGTTGAGTTTGCCGATGCTACTGCAACCGATAACTGTGAGGTTAGTGTTGAACAAACCGGTGGACCTGTATCTGGTTCTCAGTTCCCAATAGGAACTACCGTAGTGACATTTACTGCTACCGATGCTTCTGGAAACACCTCAGAATGCAGCTTCAAAGTAACTGTGGAAGATAATGAGAATCCAACGATTGATTGTCCAGACAATATCGACACCAATGTGGATGGTGGAATTTGCGGGGCAGCCGTAGAGTTTACCGCACCACAAGGAATGGATAATTCCGGAAACGTTACTGTGGAACAAACTGCGGGACCTGCTTCAGGTGAAGTATTCCCTGTAGGAACCACTACCGTAACATTCACCGCTACCGATGAAGCCGGTAACACCGCTGAGTGTAGCTTTACTGTGACCGTGAAAGATGACGAAGCTCCGGTAATTGAAGATAAAGATGATATTACAGTGAATGTAGATCCTGATACCTGTGGCGCCGTGGTGGAATATACCATTCCGCAGGCTACCGATAACTGTGCTGTAGACAGCGTGGTACTTACTGAAGGTATGGAATCTGGTTCAGAATTCCCTGTAGGAACAACTAAAGTAACTTATGTAACCACCGACAATGCCGGTAATACTGCAAGTTCAAGTTTCAATGTAACTGTAATCGATAATATCGCTCCTACCATTCAATGTCCTGGTGATATTGATATGGAAGTTGCAAGAGGTACAACTACCGTGGTTGTTGAATACACTGCGGTAACCACTACCGATAATTGTGACGGTACCACTGTGGAAATGACTTCAGGAATTGCTTCCGGCGGTGATTTCCCACTCGGAACAACAAAAGTTACTTATACCGTAACCGATGCTGCCGGAAATACCGCTACCTGTTCTTTCAATGTAAATGTAACAGAAGAAGCGCTACCTCCAGTGCCTGATGCTCCCGAGGTGACTATCACTCAGGCTATTTGTGCCGATCCTTTCGGAATGATAACAGTAACTAATATTGAAGAAGGAATCACTTATAGCATCGATGGAGAAAATTACCAGGCTGAAGGTATCTTTACCAATCTTGCTCCTGGACCATACCAGGTAACAGCAAAAGATGAATTTGGCCAGGTTTCCGAAGCTACTACTGTAACTATTGAAGAACCAACTGCCGCGGTAATAGAAACTACCACAACCGATCTTTGTGTGGAAGATGCATCTTTCAATTTGTTCGACCTGCTTCTTGGTGAATATGATACTACCGGAACCTGGATCGACACAGAAAACACAGGAGCTCTTACAACAAGCTTTATCGATCCGTCAATGCTGGAAGTTGGAACCTATACTTTCGAATATCAACTGGAAGGCAACTGTCCTTCAACGACTCAGGTAACCGTTTCTATAAATGACGATTGCGTGGTGTTACCTTGTACTATCAATGACATTCGTGACGGTATCTCTAAAGTAGTTACTCCTAATGGAGATATGCACAACGATACTTTTGTAATCCAGGGTAATGTAGATTGCGGATTTATCTTCGATGTGAAAATATTCAACCGTTGGGGTGCTAAAGTCTTTGACGCTAAAAATTATCAGGATAACTGGAATGGCTATTCAGAAAAATCTTTCACCAGCTCAAACCAGTTGCCTGCAGGAACCTACTATTATGTGGTTGAAGTTAGAAACAGCGAATTCAAACCAATCACAGGTTATATCTATCTAGGAACAAAATAA
- the pdxH gene encoding pyridoxamine 5'-phosphate oxidase: protein MENDLKAYRRSYEKGELQEDDLPDSPYFLFHSWFNLADLSEDIQEANAMTLSTVSEHGHPKSRVVLLKSFSEKGFKFFTNYHSDKGRHLENNPNCCISFFWPELEKQVIIEGEAEKLPQEESDEYFQIRPRGSQLGALASSQSSVIESRHVLVKKLNELEKKYKDKPIPRPAYWGGYIIKPLCFEFWQGRKNRLHDRIRYRSNEEKWIVERLSP, encoded by the coding sequence ATGGAAAACGATCTCAAGGCGTATCGCCGTTCTTATGAAAAAGGAGAATTGCAGGAAGATGATTTACCTGATTCTCCCTATTTTCTTTTCCATTCCTGGTTCAATCTGGCCGATCTATCTGAAGATATTCAGGAAGCCAATGCCATGACACTTTCCACGGTTAGTGAACACGGGCATCCTAAATCGCGGGTGGTACTCCTGAAATCCTTTTCGGAAAAAGGTTTCAAATTTTTTACAAATTACCATTCTGATAAAGGCCGGCACCTGGAAAACAATCCAAACTGCTGTATTTCCTTTTTTTGGCCGGAGCTCGAGAAACAGGTGATCATAGAAGGAGAGGCTGAAAAACTTCCGCAGGAAGAATCTGATGAATATTTTCAGATCCGTCCTAGAGGCAGTCAGCTTGGTGCTTTGGCTTCTTCACAAAGTTCTGTTATCGAATCTAGACATGTGCTGGTCAAAAAATTAAACGAACTGGAAAAGAAATATAAAGACAAACCTATTCCCAGACCGGCGTATTGGGGAGGTTATATAATTAAACCATTATGTTTTGAATTCTGGCAGGGAAGAAAGAACCGATTGCATGACCGCATAAGGTACAGATCTAATGAGGAAAAATGGATTGTTGAACGATTATCACCTTAA